The stretch of DNA GGCGGACTGCTGAGCGTGGACATCACGCCCGTGTCCTCCACGAGTGGCTACACGTCCGCGATCCTGAACGCGATCCAGGTGTCGCAGGTGACGATGGTGCCAGAGCCGACGGCGCTCGGACTGCTGACTGTGGGCGGCCTCGCCGTCCTCCGCCGCCGCCGCCGCCAAGCCTAGTGAGTTAGTTCATCGCATCGCTAACGCGCGGAACCCTCGGTCTCGCGCGCAGAGGGTGTGTACCACGACACGGCGCGAAATGTTCGCATAGCGAATTCGGGCCGGTTGCGCTTAACTGAAAGGAGCCGGGTTTGACGTTGGTGGACGATCATCGCGAGGTGGGCGGGCAGATCCCGATCGTGCGGGAACTGGACGCGAGTAGTGCGGACGCCGCTACGGACCCGCACCGGCCGGCCATCTTCGCCGACGCCCCTGGGCGCGTGGAAGGCGTGGAACTGTACCGCGTCGACTGCACGAAGCCGCGGCACTTTAGCTTCGGCACGTGGCACAACCGCCAGCACCTGGTGCTACGCCTGCGGTGCGGCGCGCACAGCGGGTGGGGGGAGATGATCGTCGGCAAGAACGACCCCGGTTTCGACATCGCGTCGAAGTCGGCTGAGTTCGGGCAGCTGGTCGGGCTGGCGTTGCCGCAGGCGATCGCCCACGTGCGGGCCGCCGTCGGCCAGGGGGGCGCCAACGAGACGGAGATCGCGGAGATGGCGCTGATCGACCTGGCGGGCCGAACGATGGACCGGCCGGCGGTCGAACTGCTGCGCCTGAACGGGACCGATCCGGTGCCGGGGTTGTATTGCGTCCTGGACGACCGCCCGGACCGCGTGCGCGACGAGGCGCGCACCGCGCTTGCGCAGGGATTAACGACGCACTTGAAGGTGAAGCTGTTCGGAGAGCGGGAAAAGGACCTCGGCGTGGTGCGGGCCGCACGCGACATGTACGGCCCGGCCGCGTACGTCGTGGGGGACGCGAACTGCGGGTATCGCCGGCCATCGATCGACGCGCTGGCCGTCGACCTGCTCGCGCTGCACGCGGCGGGCCTGAGCGGGTGCGAGGACCCGGCCAGCCTGTCTAACGAGGATTGGGTGGCGTTGCAGGCGAAGGTGGGCGCGCTCGGCCTCGTTCCCGACGCGCCGGTGAAGAACGCCGCGCGCGCGCTCCGCACGCTGCTGCCGGGCATGGGCCGCGTTTACAATATCCACCCCGCCAACACGGGGTCGATCTTCGACGCCGTCGCGCTGGGGCGCAAGGTGCAATCGTTCGGCGCGAAGCTGATGATCGGCGACGACAGCCTCCTTGGTCCCGCCTGCCCGCGTGGGAGCAACTGGCCATCGGCCTCGGCGCCGACTGGGTCGAGGCGATCGAGAAACCGCAGGAGTGCGACGCGTTCCTCAACTGCCTCACTGGCCAGGCCACCGGGCGCACGGCGGACGGGCGCTTCGCGATGAACGCGCGGCGGCCCGGCTTCGGGCTGACGGTCGACGCCAGCGCCCTCGCGGCGGCAGCGGCGCAAAAGCACGTTCTGGCGTGACACGGCACGCGGCGTGCTCGCCTCGATCGAACGGAGCGCAGGGGCTTCACGCGAGGCTCGTCATCCTGATACGAATCCGGATTGATTCTTGCGTGTTCGTCATCCCGAGCTACCCCGAAGGATCTCTTCGTCTTTCACAGGTTTCAAGAGGTCCTTCGGAGTACCTCAGCATGACGAACACGCGGCAACGTTGTGTTTAGTACGTACGCGATAATTCAAACGGTCGCAGAACGAAAGAACTTTCGACGCTCATCGATAGCGAAAGTGAGATATAGCTTCAGCGTCCGTCACGCGCGTCGCGGCCGCCGCCCATCAGGCGAAGCCTAACGATCATTGCCTTCAAGCACTGACCGCTGCTGCGGCTGGGTCGTCGGCATCGATGTCGGAACCACTAGTGTGACCGGTCCAACCTTCCGACCCGTGATCATGATCGAAGGATCTTCACCGAGCGTGACGAAGTGCAACGCGT from Tepidisphaeraceae bacterium encodes:
- a CDS encoding enolase C-terminal domain-like protein; translation: MDDHREVGGQIPIVRELDASSADAATDPHRPAIFADAPGRVEGVELYRVDCTKPRHFSFGTWHNRQHLVLRLRCGAHSGWGEMIVGKNDPGFDIASKSAEFGQLVGLALPQAIAHVRAAVGQGGANETEIAEMALIDLAGRTMDRPAVELLRLNGTDPVPGLYCVLDDRPDRVRDEARTALAQGLTTHLKVKLFGEREKDLGVVRAARDMYGPAAYVVGDANCGYRRPSIDALAVDLLALHAAGLSGCEDPASLSNEDWVALQAKVGALGLVPDAPVKNAARALRTLLPGMGRVYNIHPANTGSIFDAVALGRKVQSFGAKLMIGDDSLLGPACPRGSNWPSASAPTGSRRSRNRRSATRSSTASLARPPGARRTGASR